CATGCTGTCAACGTCCAATATTTGGCCTGGCAGCCTGAGGCCGGCATCCAAACGTTAAAGCTGTCAAGAGAAGCGCAAATATTAGTCCTATATGGATCCCATCGGCTATTAAATATTGACAGTATCTGAGAGGCTCACGAGAAGCGCAAATATTAAAACCATAAAGCTGTCATTCGTAAAAAAAAACACCATAAAGCTGCCTCAAAAAAATATTAAAACCATAAAGCACCCATCCAGATCGAGTGGGGTTTCAGACTTTCAGTTCAGTACTGGCTACGGCTCCGTTCGGTTGATACTGGTGCTgatttatcgtgagagaaaaatattattgttgAAACAGtccgactgataagttcaagcgaacagcaGCACACTGACCGAGAGAGGCGCTCACATTGAATCTCGCACGAACCGTAGAAAGTCCTGAACGAAACTGAACGAGAAGTACCGAGATTTCAAGAACATATATAGCTGGGATCCTCTGGACCATCCAGCTGAACGTAGGTGATAGGTGGGATCCTTTGGACCATGGTACTGATAGAGGAGGGAAACGAGAGCGCTCAAGAACAGCGTCAGAGTTGGTAACGCGATCCAGGACGTACCTCAGCAACAGCGCCGAGACGACGTCCAACACGGTGAGGACCGAAGGGGAGTGGAGTGCTCcctgcctccctccctctcccagactCCCACTCTTCTGATCGGAATTGACGGCGAGGCGGCTGTGATGGACATATATGTAGCTggtggcggccgcggcggtgggccAATGGGGCGATTGTTGCCTACGGCGGGCTGGCTGGTTCCGTGGCCGCCTTTGCCTCGGTTTGTCGATCGTCAGGCTGCCTGCGTCACTGCGTGCTCGTGTGAACTCTGGATTTTCTTGCGCCTGTCGCGGTGTGTCTGCGGTGGGTCAATTTAAGTGCACTGCCCGCGGAATGTTGCCGCTTATAGgagatttttttaaaaacaaacaaacaaaccaaCCTCTCATAAAACTGAAAGAATAGGATGAGGGAATACTCAATGTATTATTGTGTAAGCGTTTACATATATAGACACTGTGGGAGGCTAGGCAGGCCCACACGCCATATTACATTCCAACACTCCCCCGCAGTCTGAACTGGGAGCACCGCGAACATTGAGACTGGACCTAAACTCCGTGAACACGGATGTCGGCAAacctttggtgaagatgtcgaCGTACTGAGACGAAGTGGGAACGTGCAGGACGCGGACTTCACCGAGGGCGACTCGTTCTCTAACGAAGTGCAGGTCGATCTCAATATGCTTGGTTCGCTGATGCTGAACCAGGTTAGTGGAGAGGTAAACGACGATGACATTATCGCAGTAGACCACTATAGCACGACGAAGTGGGCAGCAAAGCTCTATCAGAAGTTGGCACAACCAGCAGGCTTCGACGACTCCATTTGCGACTGCTCGATATTCCGCCTCTGCACTGGACCGAGACACTGTAGGCTGACGCTTGGACGACCAGAAGATGAGATTGTCCCCGAGAAACACCGCATAACCCAAGGTGGATTTGCGTGTGTCAGGATAGCCCGCCCAATCTGCATCGGTGTAGACAGTGAGATCAGCTGGAGAGGTCCGGTGGAGGTGTAGACCGAGATCCAATGTACCTTGAAGGTACCGGAGAATGCGCTTCAGAGCGCTCAAATGAGGTTCCCGGGAGTCATGCATGTACAGGTAGACCTGCTGAACAACATACGCAATGTCTGGTCTAgtgaaggtgaggtactgaaGAGCCCCGGCAAGACTGCGATACTGACTTGGATCAGCGACTGAAACACCATCAGCAGAAAGCTTGGAGTGAGTGTCCACAGGAGTGTTGCTTGGCTTGCAATGACTCATACCGGCGCGGTCCAGAATGTCCAGCATGTACTGTCGCTGAGAGAGAAATAAACTGTCACCTCTGCGCTGAACACTGACACCTAGAAAATGGTGAAGAGGCCCCATGTCTGTCATGGAGAATTCCTGGCGAAGTGTAAAAGAAAAGCCATGTCAGCACCTTTGCAGTAGATGAACAACGACGTGTCGGACTTGGCCTCAACAAACCCGAGTGAGGTAATGTGAGAGGCGAAGCGACTGTGCCAGGCGCGAGGAGCTTGCTTCAACCCATAGAGTGACTTGTTCAGGCGATAGACATAATTGGGCTTGGAGGAGTCGACAAACCCAGTCGGTTGTGCGTAGTAGACTGTCTCAGTCAAAGTGCCATGAAGAAATGCATTCTTCACATCAAGCCGGTGAATCGGCCAAGAGCGAGACAGTGCCAAAGTGAGTACCATCCGGATGGCTGCTGGCTTGACAACTGGACTGAAGGTCTCATCATAATCAATGTCCGGACGCTATGTGAAACTGTGAAGCACCCACCGAGCTTTGTAGCGGTCAAGAGAGCCATCGGACTTAAACTTGTGACGAAAAACCCACTTGCCGGTGACGAGGTTGACGCCAGGAGGGCGAGGCACCAAGGTCCAAGTGTCGTTTGCCTGCAAGGCGTCGAACTCGGCCTGCATAGCAAGATGCCAGGCCAGATCTAAAAGAGCGGCACAGACGAACAAAGGTACTGGAGTGGTAGCgtgtggagatgaaggcgatccaCGGGTTGCCAAAAGCCGTCCTTGCCATGGGTGCGCATGCTGTGCGCATTAGTGACAGGAACGATCGCCTTCGGAGTCGTCGTGGTTGTGCGGCCGGTGGTCCAGCCAGCGCCGCTGGCAACAACCTGGGACACTGAGTCCGCAAGGACAGCAGCACCATCAGCGGACTGGTGGAAGTAGCGCCACCTGAGGGGGCTGCGGGAGTACCTGACATCATGTCAGGCACCGCACCGCCGGCGGGAGAGGCGCCAGGGGTCCCAGGTGTGGCATCCATGTCGCCAGGGAGACGAGTACCTGCAGGCACAACTCTTGGCCACATAGGCGAAGAGGAATCATCAGCATCATCCAAAAACACAAGTGTGTTTAGGTCCTGGGGGTGGTGGACAACTCGGAGAACGGAAACAAAGTCTCGTCGAATATAACGTGAAGGGAGACAATGATCCGATTGGAATGAAGATCGAGACATCAATATCCTTTGTGATCAGATGAGTACCCGAGGAAAACACACAAGGAGGAGCGAGGTGATAATTTATGTGGAGCCGTGGACGAGAGGTTGGGATAGCAGGCATAGTCGAAAACTCGAAGGTGAGTGTAGGAAGGCTGTGTGCCGTAAAGAGCGAAGAAAGGGGTGCGGTCGTCTAGGGTTTTGGTGGGGTGACGATTGAGAAGGTAGGTGGCAGTGTGGAGTGAGTCAGCCCAATAAACCAGAGGAAGACTGGCCTAAAACAGAAGggactgtaacaccccggtgttatgccagcatttaggcactgcaaatcatgcatattatgcatcatcaagcatcctaatcatacatgcctaatcatataaataataactaaaaccctgcttcgaaacatatgaaacatgctcgtgaaacatgaatgttgcataaacttgtttagagttgtttttgcccaaattatgcttgctaggttagtaaaacatgtttgtctatgattgtaaatcatctagaattctttagcgcaatttttggagcaaagtttgtattgaaATTATTGTCAAAttctgctttaaaaataattctataaaattagggttttgagttaaaattaactttaattttataattcaaaatctatcaagaattggactttggtcataaaagcaaagttgtagaggattaaattctaagcaacttttatttttgggccattttcaaaagaagtcattttcttacTCAAAAGAGTATTTGAAAACTGCTATTTGAAATTTCCTTGAAAATCAAAAATTGAAAAATGCTTTTCTCCTTTCACGGGCCGTCGTCtcccttctcggcccacggcAAAGCCGGCCCACGCTCCACGCCGTCCTGCGCTGCGCTCGCCTCGGCCCAACTCAGCTCGTGCGCCCGGCCTGCCTCTGCGCTGGCCTGCTCGCCTGGCCTGCCTACGCGCGCACCGCGTCCCGACAGCGCCAGAGCGCGACCgctgcgtggcggccatgcgccggcgacgcccgccgcgcggcagccacggcctgcctCCGCTTCCACGCGCCCACCTTCATCTGCTGACCCCGCCGCGCTCGCCTTCactctcccgcgctgcctctctgcTTCGCCCGCACCGAGCTCGCTCTCTCCCCCTCGCCGCGGCCACCGCGCCATTTTTGCAGCCGTCGAGCTCCCCCTTTTCGCGCCAGCAGCTCTTGCCCGCACTGCTGCAGCTCCGCGCTCGTCTTCGTCACCAGCACGGAGAAGGTAGTGGCCGCAGGCCCTTTCGCTTCTTCCTTTCTCGCTCTCCCGCGCGCCCCCGCTCGCCGGAGTTCGGCTCCATGTTGATGACGTCGCTccgccttctctctctcctcatCTTCTCGTGCTTCGGGTCCGCCGTTGCCTTGCCGTGCTCGCGCACGCCTCATCGGACCGCGCCATAGCCGGTAATGGCCAGCGCGCCGCGAGgcagcgccgccgctccgccattgccgtcgGCAAGCTTTGCTCCGATGAACCGCCCCTCCCTTTTCACCTCTACCCGACGCGGCTTGGTgtggggagcacgttggtgcccTCCGTTTCGCTGGGGAACCTTGTCGTTGGCGAGTGCGCACCGGTCAGCGCCGCCCCTGCTTCGGCCTGGCCGACAGGTGGGGTCGTTGACCCGCGAGGGCCCACTCGTTAGTGCCCTGGCTCGGGTCCAGGTGCACAGCACTGGGTGCACCCAACAATTTCGTCAGCTGAAGTTTAAAAGGAtttcaaaaataattttttagatttctgttaaatgctttggaaaatgtttgtgtactcattttggctccaaatttgttgaaacaaattttgctaggttccttgtcactagatctacatgataaaattattgcatgtcattttttagatacttttctgtagagctttatttaatccttgatattgctgataacttgaaaaatgtgtagaaaaacctataggcttcagaaaaatatgattccaagtttgttaatcttcttatgtaatgtactttctaagaaaaatatgtgtcatgcatgtactatagaaaaattatgaggtgtagttcaagtgcctttaatggttgatttttgttatttttgctagagagcaaaatttgtataaaacatgcatgtgataatttttgtacagtgattatttgctgtgtagaacataggaaaaatattccctctgttgtttgacacttttcacagtacaaagtattttcatgttcataatcatgccatagcttgttatttttgtgtaggctaatccactcatgcaaataccatgaaaatctgatggtagactacttagggtagtactatgctatggtaattttctaagatttttctaagcaataaaaatagatgttgctattcaaacctattattaattagggtttaatcaagtgttgctttatgtgtgattaagaaattagtgaagctttggtgtatctttgaagcatttaataagatgtgttgacttagcatattagtagtagaagagaatgcaatagatgacatgtgcttgtagtatatgttcttggatgatgttgactaccttgcattcaagcatatccattgtattcatctcctccgatgcaccgattgcataagcacttacgcacattgcatcatacaagatcgcaaaccgagaacccagtcgtcatacccgaggagcccgaggagcagctcgaggtgcagccacaggaagtgcccgaagccgacgaggaggacgttgaggaacttccggagtgccccgatcaccgcccgagcttctttgagagaggcaagccccggagtattttctccccggtttgcaattgttaattaactgctttactttaattaatgcattacgttcaggagttgtttgcaaccgttgctgcattataccttgtctacctttgctatactatatccttgttaccctggtatccgtagtcgagtcaatgcttagctggcttagaccggtagaagtcgggtgatttcctgtcacctgcgagctataggtggttacctggatctgcttggatgactatgaagtcatggtataactaagtgttaaatgaagttgagaccggacagagacttacagagttttgaactatagtgctttccgtctgtgtcgattaaggaccgaccgttgttgggcctcgagtcatgttgaacgcatgccttacatttagctggccgaataaagtacctttcgaccgcgaagctgagagattattcgggccgagtagattgcccgcagcgcactgtaccggagcaggtgtggtaggacacgggggcgagatgataagaccaaagtgtagtcggtcgacccccgggtacatgtggttcctggcaaactcgagattcctggatagttgactcggtgaccaatacctcactttagcgggtgagtgaggtttgtgtaaggaataaatcaccagctggttaggaatcgattcgaatcgccatcgctcctggacagtgagcacttgacttgagttacttcatcgtagtaatgttgatagaacacttggacagttataatgaatatgacaatatggaagttgttaatgatcattggttatcattatctgcttaatcacatgtttgctctagtataggtgtaaatctagtcgacaggttataaataattaacttgataataatgcttttagaaaggttctttaaatactaaaaatgcttctttttgcaaatgagtcagctaccctactataaagcccttcataatccttggtgtcacttattttcggttatgtcgggtaagtctaactgagtaccttctcgtactcagggttttattcccacttgttgcagatgggcagatgtattacggctactgtatcaactgcctttatcctgcgatgggtgatgcttaggaccatgggcatggtcattccgtacgtctcgtctaatgcttttgttggagatgatcatcagctggcactgtatttgaattCCGTGTGAGTGTgcgtggttttgaacaaatggcttccgctacttctatttgaactcattttgtaataactatgtttaaactctgatgtatctgtgatgcgaacttttatgtaatatgtgatggtgaccgctaaacttactacgatcttggctgggatgtgagttggtttgaaatccttcgtgatttcacggactaccgggttatacgggcttaagttggcTAAATCgtttgctctggcggatgattttcttactcaatttcgtataattggtcggttctgttacagggaCCATACGATGTTGTTCACGGTGCGAAGGGTGCGCTCGGCATGTCCGTTCTGCTGAGAGGTGTATGGGCATGACATTCGGAAGACGACTCCATGAGTGAGGAAAAACGTGCGGGCGGAGAAGTGGTCAAACTCACGGGCGTTGTCGCAACAAAAACAATCAAGCAGAAGGAGACAAACCCTAGTCTCAACCAACAAACAAAGGGCAAAGCCTGTTACCTATGTCAGTCTATGTGCATGCCGAAGAGTCGATCATCTTCAACGGTGTGCAGCATATGACAATCCCACCTCAATCTTGGTCTAATACTATTTTCGTTTGAAAATGATGAACCAAATGCGAGTCTAATATATATAGCCCTCAAAATGATCATAAAAAAAGAATATACTATCTTTTTTTTAACCACGCCACTTTGGTTCAACCAAATAGACAAAATGAATTAGAACACGCGACTCTCGTGTAAATCAAATATAACATGAACCACTCTCCACAAATGTGTACCACATGACTATTAAAGAACATGTGTTGCATGGCCTATTTGCTACCCACTCTGCTCCAAATTTAGTCTCGCACAGCTTAGTTTAACCCGTGAAACAGCTTGATAAGTAGTTTTTTTAGTGAAGCTATGCTGTTTTGAAAAAAGTTTTTAGCAAAATAGCTTCACAAACAACTCATAAGAGAGAGCTAGAATAAGCTACTATTTTCAGTTTTATCATAACTCATGTCTTTGTGAGAAGAGAAGAAAAATAGTTTTACCCATGAAGTTGTTTTGAAAATAAGTGTTTGGCAAAAAAAACTCATAATAGCTTATGAAACTGTTGTGAGCTGTGTCAAATAGACTTTTAGTTCGCTTCTTTGTCCTATGTCTAACTTCTTTAATTTTAAACAAATTTATATACAAAATACATCAATATCTATGATATAAAGTAAGTTTCGTTCAATCATATCATTCAATAAGTATACGTTGATAGTCCATTTATTTATACTTATAGATgtcaatatatttttataaacacTTCACATAAATTAGAAAAATTAGTGAATTGCAATGCGGAAATGATGAAGTAAAAAGCAAAACTTCCAATAAACAAGGCACGAACGCGCTGCAGGACGGAAAGGCACACCCGCACGCATATGTGGCCGCACGGCTTATCCTGGCCGTCGGTTCTTCATGGGTCCCACTAgtgaatagatttttttcatccatccATCTCTCTCCAGCACTTCGCACAGCCCCGATCGTCGCCATTGCTGCGTCTGCGGCCACCTCGTCCGCCCCGGCCTCCTCCGCCCCCAGCTTCGGCTCCGGCCCCTTCCTCCGTCGTGCCGACGTCGCCCGGACCTCCGCCGCCCCCAGCTCCGGCTCTAGCCCCGGCCTCCGACGCCGCCACCGCGCCAGCTCCGGCCCCGGTCTCCGCCGCGCCGTCCTCCGACGCACCCAGTCGCCACCCCCGGCTCCGGCCCCGGGCATACTCGCATCCACCGTGCCAGCTCGGACCACCTCGTCCTTCACCGTGCCCCGTCGCCCAATGACCACCTCGTCCTTCACCGCGCCCCGTGGCCTAATGCCGCGTCCCCGGCCTCTGCGTCCCCACCTCGCAGACGCCAGTTCCGAGCCGCATGAATCTTAACGCCTTCCTGTGGCCAGGATAAGCCTGGGGCACGACGTCATCCTACTCGTGGTCGGGGATTTTTTAAATCTTTTTTATTCAATATTCTAATAATAATAGCTCCTAATTTTTTTTCGGATCTAACCTTTACGCGACCAAATAAGGTTGTTTCGCCGTATACACCGGCCGGGCAAGACGGCGTTTTCGAGACCAAATAACGTTGTTGTGCCGGATACGGCAACATCCGCCATGTTGTACGGTGCTTTTGACATGAAAAACGCAAGActaaatctttaaaaaatcatgaCTTTTTGATACTATGTAAgataaaatttatataaaaattaaaaatctcgataagatctataactttatgattttgattttttttttccatttgAGGACATTACGATgctaaaaaaaataatataaaatttcaaaaATATAATAAC
Above is a genomic segment from Miscanthus floridulus cultivar M001 chromosome 3, ASM1932011v1, whole genome shotgun sequence containing:
- the LOC136544225 gene encoding uncharacterized mitochondrial protein AtMg00810-like, which translates into the protein MGPLHHFLGVSVQRRGDSLFLSQRQYMLDILDRAGMSHCKPSNTPVDTHSKLSADGVSVADPSQYRSLAGALQYLTFTRPDIAYVVQQVYLYMHDSREPHLSALKRILRYLQGTLDLGLHLHRTSPADLTVYTDADWAGYPDTRKSTLGYAVFLGDNLIFWSSKRQPTVSRSSAEAEYRAVANGVVEACWLCQLLIELCCPLRRAIVVYCDNVIVVYLSTNLVQHQRTKHIEIDLHFVRERVALGEVRVLHVPTSSQYVDIFTKGLPTSVFTEFRSSLNVRGAPSSDCGGVLECNMACGPA